The following coding sequences are from one Triticum dicoccoides isolate Atlit2015 ecotype Zavitan chromosome 4A, WEW_v2.0, whole genome shotgun sequence window:
- the LOC119289137 gene encoding uncharacterized protein LOC119289137, which produces MAATLKLTVAFLLLVSALVAFGDAKKAPCAVVCVQGGHITCDNYPGQKLDGCDCQCAPKDGKGCVLHLNSGSTNQCTTPPEY; this is translated from the exons atggctgCCACATTGAAGCTCACAgtcgccttcctcctcctcgtctccg CGCTGGTGGCGTTCGGCGACGCCAAGAAGGCGCCGTGCGCCGTGGTGTGCGTGCAGGGAGGGCACATCACCTGCGACAACTACCCCGGGCAGAAGCTCGACGGGTGCGACTGCCAGTGCGCGCCCAAGGACGGCAAGGGCTGCGTGCTCCACCTCAACAGCGGCTCCACCAACCAGTGCACCACCCCGCCGGAGTACTGA